In Xiphophorus hellerii strain 12219 chromosome 8, Xiphophorus_hellerii-4.1, whole genome shotgun sequence, the genomic window TAGCATAAAAATGAGCCGAacataaacaacaataaatccCAACAAAGCACATTTCCCTCCAGATGATGTTAATGTTTTGGAGCTCTTCCCATTCTTTTGCATCAACCTCCACAATTCTGTTTGTTTACACTTCTATTTTTGACCCCCCCCCATTCCCTCTCCTCGGCTTCCTGCATCCGACTCACAGACTCTCCTGAAGCCCCTCACCATGTCTCAGACTGCCAAGTCCGCCTCCAGCCAGGGCGCTGATGCCAAGGACAAGGGAGCCCCAGCTCCAGCTGCCACCAGCAAGGCCACCAAGACCGGCGATCCTGGCATGGGATCCTACAGAGTGAGTCACTGCAGCAACATCAGTGCACATCAGCTtagattttgtttgttctgtcgGGCCATGAGGAAAGAGTTGAGTGGGATCTTTGAAGGAATCCAGCTGGAGACGATGTAAGAGTGGAAAAACAAGCAAGTAAGGAGTGGAAGACATCTGTTAGAAGATGTAGAAACAGTGAGGTGCAGAATTCTATAGAGATTTTAGACTCTAATATCATTTTCAAGGGAGTAACCTGAGGTTGGAACtgaaattttataaatttttcatttcagtggACAGacctaaagctgcagtatgtaacttttgtaaaatatatatttttatattatatttgttcaaactgtcaatATGTTGTGGCAGTATGTGAAACAAATAGTCTGAAAAAAATCGAGCTCCGCTGCCTCCTCCCagtagaaacaaccaatcagaaccaggaggagggtcttagtgctgtcaattacaatttttaacaaatatgttaaaaacatgtatattttatttttattatagttaTATACTGTATCTTTAAAGGAAGCTGTTTTATaagcagttttctggaagtttattccaggTTAGAGGAGCTTTTAAAAGTCCAGCTTTACTGAAAGTATAAAATGattggcaggaaaaaaaaatcacagctaTTTATACAGTAGATAAATTCATACCAagagttaaacttttttttttaaagtaaatttttccaGAACTATcacttttgtttctgaaaaatcCATATCTATGACAAAAACAGAGATTTCCTCCAAAACCTGCTATGATAAGTTGTGAAACATATATTATATTCATATTAACATCATTTCTAGTTTCAGGCTGTAAAAACGTGTctttaaaagtgaaactttaTTCTGACTGGGTTCCAGTTGGATGTCACATGAGCAACATCTGTCTGCACGATTAGGGAGGATTAAACTGAGTTTCCTGTAATCCACCCAACACTTCCATCATCCCCTCTGTGCAGATCATGCTGTTCGACCAGGAGAACTTCCAGGGCAGGATGATGGAGGTCCAGAATGAGTGTATGAACGTGTGTGACCGTGGCATGGATAGAGTGCGTAGTATCATTGTGGAGTGCGGCCCGTAAGTTCCCACACAGAGAAGTGATCTGAGCACCTCCGACCTCTCTGTACTTCTCTTCTTCATGTGTGTTACTCTTTTCTGCTGTCCTCCTTCTCCCTTCCTCTGTGCTTATCCCTGAACCCCCGTGCCCGGTCCCCTCACCCCCCAACACACCCACCCGCTCTAGCTTCGTTGCCTTTGAGCAGACCAACTTCCGTGGTGAGATGTTCATCCTGGAGAAGGGAGAGTATCCTCGCTGGGATACCTGGAGCAACTCCTACCGCAGCGACTGCCTCATGTCCCTCAGGCCCATCCGCATGGTACTGTCAACACTCAAACTTAAAGGGGCGGTGTTATGTCAGTTGCTACTCCCTCAtgaaaaacacacctggagtgttacctgggtggacctagtgCCGCCTCCGAGGTGCAGcttctcctctgagctgcagcttcacagcttctgcctcacagagcggCTCTCACccacagctccttcagactagccagaagcaattagcTAACGCCAGGTGGAACTGCGCACCTACTAAGTTCATTACAGGAGCTAcctctcagtgcaacgctggtaaaaatattttgaaatggttaatagaggagccatgttgtgctgactttctgaaggtggagctttagaaagagcaggagcttcttaaagagacagaagcccaactTCAACgtgctaaattacaaagtcaaatttttatGACGTCAaatttgatatatgcagcattttataacaactgaagataacaaagttactttattgtgcagtatgtgcctgaaaaatacataatactacCCCTCTAATGAAAACATATGTCAGATAGGAGTATAATCAAGActattaaaaatggaaatttataTGTCATTACTTTCTGTTACCACCCAAGCAGACTTTCATTGAAGCCATATTTCATATCCAGTGAAAGGTGAAAAACCTTCAGTATAGAAAGGATTCCTATATCCATTGATGTCTTGGTGTGGTGGAAAGTGAAAAGGTTGAACCAGGCTATGCTGAGCTGAACAAAGCTCAGCTTTCAATGTCTCTCTTTCTAGAGCAGAACTGCGACCACATCAGAGCGGCTGAACAAAGGCTGgactttcagtgtttttatttaggcTAAACTTAAATAGTGCATGCCAGGATATCTCCCAGTTCACCAAATTCTGTTTACTGCTGTTTGAAGGAAGTAAAGCCTTAACTGGACAAAAGCTTAATATTAATgatcacacttttttttttagaagaagaaaacaacttGTTATTCTTCAGATTTGCATTGTCAGCCTATTTGGtccattttaaattcaaactatTTCTGACACATGTACATTGTTATCTAAAAATAGCAACTACAGTAAAGAAGTCTGTATTGAGGAAACTCAGTGAACTTTAATTCCAGTCCCTGAGGGCTAAAAGTAGAACAACACTGCCCTCTTTAGAGTCACTGACAACACTGACACAAAGTCAGGAATAAAATCTCTCTGTTTTGGTTTTCCTCTCTGCAGGACAGCTTGGAGCACAAGATCTGCCTGTTTGAGCTCTCCGACTTCAAGGGCAACAAGATGGAGATTCAGGAGGATGATGTGCCCACCCTCTGGGCGCACGGCTTCTGCGACAGAGTGGGCAGCGTGAGGGTGCCAGGAGGAGCGTGAGTGGACACACATTTGGTCAGGCAGATAGTTATTGATAGCTCCTTGGGGAGCTTTTGAGTATCCTTCTGACCCTGTTAACCTTTTTAAGGGAACTCTAAAGCTCTAGCGCCAACAGGAACCTCCTTAAAGGCACAAGAATCTCTTTGGGAGACCTTTTCAGACCCAACAAAACCAGCTTCATGGAAAGTTAAATATTGCTAGCATTGCTAATCTGACCCTTGATGAACAGCAATGCTCCAAAAAATTGATTTAATTCATCACCACGACTCAGGACAGCGATTTTTACCTGCTATAAATACCTAAACCAAACTGCAAAGTTCTAAAACAGACTCATAATCTATTGATTGACCTGCATAATGTCTTAAGATGCAATCATAGCCCCTAAAATATGTATGAAGTATCTGCTGTAATGTCACCAAGGACCCCAGTCACAATGTACTATATTATGAAGCCCCAAAATAGACCTGTTTGCAAAACAGAGGACCACACAACTTTTCTGCAGGAATCGTAATTTGgtaatttctttaaatgcaacTCTGTACTTCTAGGCTCCACTAATGACCAATAAGGCCAAATAAGGCATCTCTTCttagtgacagaaaacaaaattcctTAGAACCTTGTTCCCTAAACTCTGTATTGACTACAACCATGACCACTGACCTTTCTGTGAGTCCTGCACAAGATCATAAATGAGATCAAGTAGCTCCAGTTGACCTTGTAAAATCATTCTCAGAGACTCAAAGAGATTAAAACGATCTATTTGG contains:
- the crybb1 gene encoding beta-crystallin B1 codes for the protein MSQTAKSASSQGADAKDKGAPAPAATSKATKTGDPGMGSYRIMLFDQENFQGRMMEVQNECMNVCDRGMDRVRSIIVECGPFVAFEQTNFRGEMFILEKGEYPRWDTWSNSYRSDCLMSLRPIRMDSLEHKICLFELSDFKGNKMEIQEDDVPTLWAHGFCDRVGSVRVPGGAWVGYQYPGYRGYQYLFECGDYRHYNDFCAFQPQIQSMRRIRDMQFHQRGCFTFTTASK